The following proteins are co-located in the Silene latifolia isolate original U9 population chromosome 1, ASM4854445v1, whole genome shotgun sequence genome:
- the LOC141655697 gene encoding uncharacterized protein LOC141655697 — translation MPRGRPPKLQVLTRQSRSRSDLLGDGDGSSSTPASRVLGDFVVPSSLPSTSAQVQISPSTAKATLSVSIPTVSTNKTVNPNLDSQSDAPIPPQKKQYAQVLKSSGKGMSLSYVKSVDKEVVLEVEDIASEVDYWSTTLVGTVLGKQTTIVELNSLVSKHWNHVTTPEILHFSKGWFYFRFLTVEDMMSIQSESWNVNGFLLVFKTWTPTIAEELDAVSIVPVWVLFPNLDPCFWSQAALSKVASFVGRPICADEPTTNKSKIAFARILVEVDLSKELPKGMTLQTPYRGTVLQKIVYEWLPYYCHTCHKIGHTKDRCNKNKVRQVYQPKQPVTETASTVQPVPVSEPVMPAKRVDKDGFIVTNSKKRSTGIHVEPVTSRLENQFSVLENPVTIQLEVDNDMVHVELDCGSVVDLEPGGIPPPLSPQ, via the coding sequence ATGCCGAGGGGGCGGCCGCCCAAACTTCAGGTCCTTACTCGTCAATCCCGTTCTCGTAGTGATCTTCTAGGGGATGGGGATGGTTCCTCAAGTACTCCCGCATCTAGGGTTTTAGGAGACTTTGTGGTTCCTTCTTCTCTCCCGTCTACCTCTGCTCAGGTACAGATTTCCCCCTCTACTGCTAAGGCTACTCTGTCTGTTTCAATTCCGACTGTCTCTACTAATAAGACTGTTAACCCTAATTTGGATTCTCAATCGGATGCTCCTATTCCTCCCCAAAAAAAACAGTATGCTCAGGTACTTAAATCGTCTGGTAAGGGTATGTCTTTGTCCTATGTTAAGAGTGTTGATAAGGAAGTTGTCTTAGAAGTGGAGGATATTGCTTCTGAGGTCGACTATTGGAGTACAACTCTAGTTGGGACGGTTTTGGGGAAACAAACTACAATTGTTGAGCTAAATTCCCTGGTATCTAAACATTGGAACCATGTTACCACTCCTGAAATTTTGCATTTCTCCAAAGGCTGGTTTTATTTTAGATTCCTAACTGTTGAGGATATGATGAGTATTCAATCTGAGTCCTGGAATGTTAACGGTTTTCTTCTGGTTTTTAAGACCTGGACACCAACTATTGCTGAAGAATTAGATGCTGTGTCCATTGTTCCTGTCTGGGTGCTTTTTCCCAATTTGGACCCTTGTTTTTGGTCACAAGCTGCATTGAGCAAGGTGGCTAGTTTTGTTGGCAGACCTATATGTGCTGATGAACCTACCACTAATAAGAGTAAGATAGCATTTGCCAGGATACTTGTTGAAGTGGATCTTTCCAAAGAGCTGCCAAAGGGTATGACTCTCCAAACCCCATATAGAGGCACTGTTTTACAGAAGATAGTGTATGAATGGCTGCCCTATTATTGTCACACTTGTCACAAGATTGGTCATACAAAGGATAGATGTAACAAAAATAAGGTCAGGCAAGTTTATCAACCTAAGCAGCCAGTCACTGAGACTGCTAGTACAGTTCAACCTGTGCCAGTCTCTGAACCAGTGATGCCTGCTAAGAGGGTGGACAAGGATGGCTTTATTGTCACAAATTCTAAAAAGCGGTCAACTGGTATCCATGTTGAGCCTGTAACTTCTCGGCTGGAAAATCAATTTTCTGTGCTTGAAAACCCCGTCACTATTCAGCTTGAAGTTGATAATGACATGGTTCATGTTGAGCTTGATTGTGGTTCTGTAGTGGATCTTGAACCTGGAGGAATTCCTCCCCCTCTTTCACCTCAATGA
- the LOC141655704 gene encoding uncharacterized protein LOC141655704, whose translation MHASSGPHDNLSKTSIYYGGVSQEVKSQIGTLIGYSEEQFSIRYLGITMNPGRLAPGMFQAMVDKIQASIKHWTGNLLSYAGKMQLINSVLFGLENFWCSALLLPKVVAKLVNKLCKNYFWGTPSGQRKMTFQS comes from the coding sequence atgcacgcatcatctGGCCCACATGATAACCTTTCTAAGACTAGTATTTACTATGGTGGGGTCAGTCAGGAGGTTAAGAGCCAGATTGGGACACTTATTGGCTATTCTGAGGAGCAGTTCTCTATTAGGTATCTGGGAATCACCATGAACCCTGGCAGATTGGCTCCTGGGATGTTTCAGGCTATGGTTGACAAGATTCAGGCTTCCATTAAGCATTGGACTGGTAATTTGCTATCCTATGCTGGGAAAATGCAACTTATCAATTCAGTATtgtttggtttagaaaatttttggTGCTCTGCTTTGCTACTACCTAAAGTGGTAGCCAAGTTGGTCAATAAGTTGTGTAAGAATTATTTCTGGGGTACCCCTTCAGGACAGCGCAAGATGACCTTCCAAAGCTAG